The nucleotide window tattttatgtacaAACCAATTGATACTGAAACGGAATcaaaaaatctaaattgaatCTACCTCTATAGATTATTCACTAACGTCCTCAATAATTTAAGTTGCTATAAGAAATAGTCATCGACGTTGgcttgaaaaataattaatacaaGTTGTATACGTGATAAATATAGTTATCtcccaaatttaattattaaatgaaGTGTTTTTCATTTAATGCAATGCAATTTAATTGGACGTGAAATGGTgaccaaatcaaaatccaaTTAAGTCCTCTGAActaaattgttaatttaaACTAATCCACGGTTTCCTCATGAGTATTGTATTTCGTACACAAATCCTTGTATATCTCTCACACACTCTCTTCCTCGTCCACAGAAAAAGCAATACAGAAAACGGAACGGGGACGTGAAAAGGGGCAGATTCATTTGAAAAGAACGCGATCAAGCCCACATACATCAACACCCCCCCCAAATGCAAAGTCGCGCACTCATAACTGGTATGAGACGTTGCTATAAATAATGCACAGCGGCGTTTAGCTCTTCACATCATGTCATCATCTTCATTCCCCACTTGTGTCTTTTATGTAAACACCATGAACACAATATGACAACACTATAGAGCAAACACCCCAATTACCTTTCCCCCTCGTTATctctatatatgtatttattaaaaacaagaaaaagaaacccacAAATCGTATCATTCACTTGAAACGTTTTCTCACAAAAGTGAAAGTGGATAGCTGATTGCTGATTGGGAGCTAACCCATTAAGGGAGCAGAGCAAAGCAACCAAAAAGGGGAAGAAGAAAGCAAGGAAGTTGATAGCCAAGCTTGCTAGCAATAGGCTATATAGCATTAGAATTTAGAGAATTAAAATGGCAGCCAAGGTTCCAGTGAGGTTTCAGAGAGTAGCAGCGGCTTTCGATGAGGGGGCGCGGGCGAGGCTCTGTGAGAGCAGTGGAAGCGAGCACTCGGCGGCGGCGGAGAGCTTTTCGGATTTATCGGCTCTTGTCAACTCTTTCATTGAAAGAGGAGATTTCAGAGGAGAAGGGGATGCCCGTGAAGATATAAACAATAAGGAGCAGTTGATGGAGGAAGAGTCGGAGGGTTATTGGTCTGATTCAGAGACCAAGAATACCCTTCAAAGCCTGCTTGATAAAAGTGACGAGGATGATGACGATGATGTGAAGCAGAGGATTTTTGCTGAGGTTGAAGTCGCAGTTGGAGGGGCTATTGGGGATAGGTCGTCCCCGGGGTTCAAGCGAAAGTTGATGGCTCATTTGCGCGAGAAGGGTTTCGATGCTGGTGAgtaaagttttctttttttgattcCTCTCCACAGTTCTTGAAAGAAATAAGATTTATTTGACCGAAAATCTGTCTTTTAGttctgaaaatttgaaaaactacCATTCATTCCTTCTTGTCCTTTCTGTTGAAAGACtgcaaatttaaaaagtaaaaactagTTCAATTGGTTAAAACTTTGTGAAAGTTTCTTGATGCATTTGAAAAATCCCAATTGGGTTTTCAGTTTCTTAAGATGCACTCTATAAACCCAATTGAAAATGGCTGAGATTGAgattaattactaattatgTTGTGCTTCCCAATTTTACAGGACTGTGCAAATCAAAGTGGGTGAAATCCAGCCGGTTCCCAGCGGGGGAATATGAATTTGTAGATGTCTATGTCAAAGGGACTCGTTACATTGTTGAACCATTCTTCGTGGGAGAATTCGAAATCGCTCGTCCCACGAGTCAATACGAAGCGTTGCTTAGTGTCTTCCCGACGACATTCGTCGTACAAGTTGAGGAGCTGAAGAAAATTGTGAGGCTCATGTGCACCGCCATCAAAAAGTCGATGAAGAGCGTGGACATGCCAATGCCACCATGGAGGAGAAATGGGTACATGCAATCCAAATGGTTAGGCTCCTACAAGCGCACAACAAATGCAGTTCCAGCCAAGGAGTTGGAACACAATGAGAGCGTTGGTCTAAAGAGATCAACGGGGTTTGAGGCTTTGACTACAAAGGCTTATTATTGCAGAGATGCCTTTGCTAGCAAGAACGGGTTAAGAGTTGGGCATTTAACTGCTGCGTTTCAGGGCATCTGAGCATTCGTTTTGTcctgttttggttttggtaatATAAATTTTGAGATTGTGATTTTTTTGGCTACCCCCTTGGGTAGTAATTTTGGAAACCATCTGGGTTTTGATTAGAACAATGTCTGTGAAataccaatatatatttttttgaataaaatgtaaaattaatttgtcTCGTTTCGCTTGGGTCAAGTCATATCAATTTGCCTAAGCCTTCTTCTCATGTTTATGATTTATCAGAATTTCACgtccaaagtgaaatttgtgATTTGCCTTTGAAATCCCCAAATGCatgacaaaatgaaaattgaaaaatgtaGGCACCGATAGACGCAAACAGCTGGGAAATCAAAGCAAGTTTGCCTGGAAGGTACCCAAACGAAAAATTTGTTCATGTAAGAGAAGGTTCTCATGAAAAGGCTAAATCCTATGCCATTTCCCTCATCTCCCCTTCTCATATGATTCATTCGAATTGAAAATACTCTAAAttaagaagggaaaaaaacaattaaaaagatTGTTTaataagagagaagaaatgtGAGAAGCTCGGTAAGCAGATCTGTCGACAGAACACAACGACCGGCCAGTAAACATCTCATGAAATCGATTTAGCTACAGCCGCTTTGGCCAAATTCAAGAACAAGGTTACTGATTTTGTATCAAACCCTTCTCTTGGTACAAGTAGCTCATTCAATCTATAAACTTTCATCTTTCCAAAAACTAAAAGACATGCAGAGTTGAAGAttagacagagagagagagagagagagagagagagagagagagagagagagagagagaaatgaaacGCTAAACGGCtgaagagagtgagagagcaATGTGATGGGACTCTCTCAAAACCCTAGGGGCTGCTTTATAATGAATGAATCTGGGATAAATGTTAAGTGGGGTGGAAGACGATTAGATCTCAGCCGCACATCTGTGATGTCAAGAATATCTTCCGGTGCTACGGATGCAGATGTATTACTACACAATACAATCGCTACCACTGCGCTGTCAAAATGTATCACTTGGGCTTCAAAATAGCTATTGAAATCTAGACCGTCCATTTGTGTCAGGCCCATATAAAGTACGGCTTGGAGTTGCCaatctttttcctttaatttttttgaaatccaAAGCCAAGCGTCTTTGGATGATAACTAGCATATGCTGCTTTGAAATCTAGACCGTCCATTAGTGTTCTTTTTGATTGATACGAGGAAGACATGGAAAACACTGACCTTCCATAgtatttgttgttgttgctgtaaGATAATGAACAAGGTGtgttcaaaacaaaactagaTCACACTGTAAAGAATGTTACACTCCTCAGATGATTAAGCAAACTGGgagaaaacataaatatacGCGCACACACTTGTCGCGCCATTCTACAAAAAAGATAGCCTCTAGTTTAACAGGAAATCAAGCGCTGACTAATTGACTCATACATGACGAACAGAATCATGTTAGTCTAAGTTTGGAGCTCTTTCTTAGCCCCCCCGGCcctttcccttcttttgtGTGTTTATATCTGCATGCATCCAAGTAATAGGACGtttacatcatcatcatctggACAAAGCCCTTCAAAAATGAAATCCTATGGTTCTGCTAGCTGTATTCATTGGGATTTTCTTTGCTCCGGATTATAGGAACACCATCCTCCCTCCAAATGACCCGATCTTCACATAATGCTGTTATCACTTCCACATATATGCGATGCTCCTGAATTCAATAATGAAGCCaaatcaaaaaattatttgcacAGGATGCACATACTACCATATCTATGAGTATAGCATCCAAAAAGAGGTcagtataaaagaaaaaatgaaaggaGGGGAGAAAAAGCTTCTTGTGGTCTGTCAGTGGTTCAGACAAATCAACAATTGTAAATAAAAGAGTGTCATAAAATTGCATTACCTCCCGAAG belongs to Prunus persica cultivar Lovell chromosome G4, Prunus_persica_NCBIv2, whole genome shotgun sequence and includes:
- the LOC18780569 gene encoding uncharacterized protein LOC18780569, encoding MAAKVPVRFQRVAAAFDEGARARLCESSGSEHSAAAESFSDLSALVNSFIERGDFRGEGDAREDINNKEQLMEEESEGYWSDSETKNTLQSLLDKSDEDDDDDVKQRIFAEVEVAVGGAIGDRSSPGFKRKLMAHLREKGFDAGLCKSKWVKSSRFPAGEYEFVDVYVKGTRYIVEPFFVGEFEIARPTSQYEALLSVFPTTFVVQVEELKKIVRLMCTAIKKSMKSVDMPMPPWRRNGYMQSKWLGSYKRTTNAVPAKELEHNESVGLKRSTGFEALTTKAYYCRDAFASKNGLRVGHLTAAFQGI